The following are encoded together in the Vespa velutina chromosome 3, iVesVel2.1, whole genome shotgun sequence genome:
- the LOC124947699 gene encoding protein artichoke-like isoform X1, translating to MKQQTVRVTYYILIYLTIFAIGSLGISYANRLALDSNDIYKKDIRQKKELALHINTTEYSDMEEYILEIDCERFNVSFNFSSTIIKVLGKDFVNTPFITCLNFDGNQIESVESGAFDNLPSLEYLNMGRNYISSLFSFNGHDNIKVLVLAGQLISDYYVNLEIIGEYPKLRYLDLSSNKISSIRWPVSYQNSYNQFNRKSAFPKLKHLDLSHNNLEQFYNYYDNSVLFSRNVTYLNLSNNNLRNVDLRYFTNLIELRLDNNNIMGITEYCYNEYLCISEMPRLKYFSISYNKIASLDQSTFKNTPELVTLNLSNNQLERILPETFYGLDSLENLYLDNNELSSINSLSRLSNLSVLSVSYNNIREIGSEDISNARILKKLYLDHNKIENIHESTFSELESLEELYLESNNLVKLPVGWANNLRNLRYLNLSNNKFIFLESLSLIKSLPVIRIDLMNNNFIHMKAEGLRNLPENATLYLISLSEDNELSKEDL from the coding sequence ATGAAACAGCAAACAGTACGTgtcacatattatattttaatttatctaacgATATTCGCAATCGGATCGTTGGGGATAAGTTATGCCAACCGATTAGCTTTGGATAGCAATgacatatataagaaagacataagacagaagaaagaattagCATTGCATATAAATACGACGGAGTATTCAGATATGGAGGAGTATATCTTGGAAATAGATTGCGAGAGATTCAATGTATCGTTCAATTTTTCAAGTACAATTATAAAAGTGTTAGGAAAAGACTTCGTTAATACTCCGTTCATAACATGTTTGAACTTTGATGGTAATCAAATAGAATCAGTCGAATCTGGTGCTTTTGATAATTTACCATCTTTAGAATATCTAAATATGGGAAGAAACTacatttcctctttattttcctttaacggtcatgataatataaaagtgtTGGTATTGGCAGGTCAATTGATATCTGATTATTATGTAAACTTGGAAATTATCGGAGAATATCCCAAACTTCGTTATTTAGATTTaagtagtaataaaatatcatcgatcAGATGGCCCGTAAGTTATCAGAACTCGTATAATCAGTTTAATCGAAAATCAGCATTTCCTAAATTAAAGCATTTAGATTTATCTCATAATAATCTTgaacaattttacaattacTATGATAATTCTGTACTATTCAGCCGAAACGTAACGTATCTTAATctgagtaataataatttgcgtAACGTCGATCTACGTTATTTTACGAATTTGATTGAATTAagattagataataataacataatggGTATCACtgaatattgttataatgaatatttatgtataagtGAAATGccaagattaaaatatttttctatatcctATAACAAAATAGCCAGTTTAGATCAGTCCACTTTTAAGAATACACCTGAATTAGTTACTTTGAATCTTTCGAATAACCAATTAGAACGTATTTTACCAGAAACCTTCTATGGCTTAGATTCATTAGAAAACttatatttagataataacgaattatCTTCAATTAATAGTTTAAGTCGCTTGTCAAACTTATCCGTTTTATCTGTATCTTATAACAATATCCGGGAAATAGGCTCTGAAGATATAAGCAATGCTcggattttaaaaaaattgtatttagatcataataaaattgaaaatattcatgaaaGTACATTTTCTGAATTGGAATCATTAGAGGAACTATATttagaaagtaataatttagTTAAATTACCGGTCGGATGGGCTAACAATTTAAGAAATCTACGTTATCTCAATTTGtcgaataacaaatttatatttttggaaTCTTTATCGCTAATCAAATCTCTGCCAGTAATAAGGATAGACTTAATGAACAATAACTTCATTCATATGAAAGCTGAAGGATTGCGAAATTTACCTGAAAATGCGACCTTATACTTGATTTCACTATCGGAAGACAATGAATTATCTAAAGAggatttataa
- the LOC124947602 gene encoding chaoptin-like: MKQQTVRVTYYILIYLTIFAIGSLGISYANRLALDSNDIYKRDIRQKKELALHINTTEDSDMEEYILEIDCERFNVSFNFSSTIIKVLGKDFVNTPFITCLNFDGNQIESVESGAFDNLPSLEYLNMGRNYISSLFSFNGHDNIKVLVLAGQLISDYYVNLEIIGEYPKLRYLDLSSNKISSIRWPVSYQNSYNQFNRKSAFPKLKHLDLSHNNLEQFYNYYDNSVLFTRNVTYLNLSNNNLRNVDLRYFTNLIELRLDNNNIMGITEYCYNEYLCISEMPRLKYFSISYNKIASLDQSTFKNTPELVTLNLSNNQLERILPETFYGLDSLENLYLDNNELSSINSLSRLSNLSVLSVSYNNIREIGSEDISNARILKKLYLDHNKIENIHESTFSELESLEELYLESNNLVKLPVGWANNLRNLRYLNLSNNKFIFLESLSLIKSLPVIRIDLMNNNFIHMKAEGLRNLPENATLYLISLSEDNELSKEDFLIVLQHEINKTTIRSYELAFELIYKNIVFIMWQSSTFIIHMAIISMGFFHGVFATTISIYSKNFEEDLSLNFEEPMDKCDNSDQEIVKLVKMGINVLRENFIESANVRSINLEDNPIIDISPDAFKGVPNLTCLNLGQNTAINIFNKFLNNFYHPSLVKLNLHRALKKYIMSDYQNLRSYRDTAIPSGSFLPHVTHLDISENNIDYLPKYLKSSFPRLTHLYLSGNRLNILDNIPASTRVIYLERNQDTIVMSYIPKNISALFLNEDTIRDYISDFHNLNVLSIRNCKSYYSETCRIQNCENLVDLDMSSNKIKSIYEEDFKTLKSLQRLSLDHNILSSVSFLTHLSSLTDLSIAYNNLTNITSDYFANLRNLKTLNLRGNRISIISKNAFLNLNMLKKLDLAENKLTTLPDTWMNTLTGLRYLNVQSNFFTSIENMSIYGYSNLNHLFVRNNSFILIEMKSLERLPSSVVIHISRLSIIFIMWQSSMFIIHVAVISMGFIHGVFATSISFCPEKFEENLSFHFEEPMDKCDNPEYGIVKLNNIELKILNNNFIESVIVQSINLENNSIINIHPDAFKGVPNLLCLNMQQNYQLNTLDNFLQYFKHSSLTKLNLAETISKSHLFNQYSTISPGEITEISLENAFPRVTHLDISANDLEFLPEYFTSLFPRLTHLYLSNNRLTSDYIYRIPATTQYLYLEGNTVPINLLKLPKNISGLFLSENQLELHDQSSAYPNYDYDYLRRFSSLKQPFYYERNSNDDIKKDMELLSNLVILSVRKCKNINLLILNLDKCKNLVDLDMSSNKIKSIHEAYFKTLKSLQRFSLDHNTLSFLSFLTHLSSLTDLSIAYNNLTNITSDSFANLRNLKTLNLRGNRISIISKNAFLNLNMLEKLDLAENNLTILPSLWLNNSTVLRYLNLKSNLFTNLDSMYGFSNLNHLFLGDNCIKQIEMANLKELPSTIVIYMSSINDSYVKCKT; the protein is encoded by the exons ATGAAACAGCAAACAGTACGTgtcacatattatattttaatttatctaacgATATTCGCAATCGGATCGTTGGGGATAAGTTATGCCAACCGATTAGCTTTGGATAGCAATGACATATATAAGAGAGACATAAGacagaagaaagaattagCATTGCATATAAATACGACGGAGGATTCAGATATGGAGGAGTATATCTTGGAAATAGATTGCGAGAGATTCAATGTATCGTTCAATTTTTCAAGTACAATTATAAAAGTGTTAGGAAAAGACTTCGTTAATACTCCGTTCATAACATGTTTGAACTTTGATGGTAATCAAATAGAATCAGTCGAATCTGGTGCTTTTGATAATTTACCATCTTTAGAATATCTAAATATGGGAAGAAACTacatttcctctttattttcctttaacggtcatgataatataaaagtgtTGGTATTGGCAGGTCAATTGATATCTGATTATTATGTAAACTTGGAAATTATCGGAGAATATCCCAAACTTCGTTATTTAGATTTaagtagtaataaaatatcatcgatcAGATGGCCCGTAAGTTATCAGAACTCGTATAATCAGTTTAATCGAAAATCAGCATTTCCTAAATTAAAGCATTTAGATTTATCTCATAATAATCTTgaacaattttacaattacTATGATAATTCTGTACTATTCACCCGAAACGTAACGTATCTTAATctgagtaataataatttgcgtAACGTCGATCTACGTTATTTTACGAATTTGATTGAATTAagattagataataataacataatggGTATCACtgaatattgttataatgaatatttatgtataagtGAAATGccaagattaaaatatttttctatatcctATAACAAAATAGCCAGTTTAGATCAGTCCACTTTTAAGAATACACCTGAATTAGTTACTTTGAATCTTTCGAATAACCAATTAGAACGTATTTTACCAGAAACCTTCTATGGCTTAGATTCATTAGAAAACttatatttagataataacgaattatCTTCAATTAATAGTTTAAGTCGCTTGTCAAACTTATCCGTTTTATCTGTATCTTATAACAATATCCGGGAAATAGGCTCTGAAGATATAAGCAATGCTcggattttaaaaaaattgtatttagatcataataaaattgaaaatattcatgaaaGTACATTTTCTGAATTGGAATCATTAGAGGAACTATATttagaaagtaataatttagTTAAATTACCGGTCGGATGGGCTAACAATTTAAGAAATCTACGTTATCTCAATTTGtcgaataacaaatttatatttttggaaTCTTTATCGCTAATCAAATCTCTGCCAGTAATAAGGATAGACTTAATGAACAATAACTTCATTCATATGAAAGCTGAAGGATTGCGAAATTTACCTGAAAATGCGACCTTATACTTGATTTCACTATCGGAAGACAATGAATTATCTAAAGAggattt tcTTATTGTATTACAACatgagataaataaaacaacaatACGTTCATACGAATTAgcttttgaattaatttacaagAAT ATTGTATTCATAATGTGGCAATCAAgtacgtttattattcatatggCTATTATTAGCATGGGGTTCTTTCACGGTGTATTTGCTACGACGATATCAATTTATTCGAAGAACTTCGAAGAAGATCTTAGTTTGAACTTTGAAGAACCTATGGACAAGTGCGATAATTCGGATCAAGAAATTGTAAAACTTGTTAAAATGGGAATAAACGTTTTGAGGGAAAACTTCATTGAGAGCGCGAACGTGCGATCTATCAATCTCGAAGACAACCCTATCATTGATATCTCTCCGGATGCTTTCAAAGGTGTTCCAAATTTGACCTGTCTCAATCTTGGACAGAACACTgcaatcaatattttcaacaaatttttaaataatttttaccaTCCTTCATTAGTGAAACTAAACTTACATCGagctttaaaaaaatatattatgtccGATTATCAAAATTTACGTTCATATCGTGACACTGCAATACCGTCAGGAAGTTTCCTACCTCATGTCACGCATTTGGATATTAgcgaaaataatatagattatttacCTAAATATCTTAAATCTTCATTTCCCCGTTTAACGCACCTTTATTTGTCGGGTAATAGATTAAACATATTAGACAATATTCCTGCGTCAACGCGAGTTATATATCTTGAAAGAAATCAAGATACTATTGTAATGTCGTATAttccaaaaaatatttctgctTTATTTCTTAATGAGGATACTATAAGAGATTATATTAGCGACTTTCATAACCTTAATGTATTGTCTATTCGTAACTGCAAGAGCTATTATTCAGAGACTTGCAGAATTCAAAATTGTGAAAATCTTGTTGATTTGGATATGtcatcaaataaaattaaatctatttatGAAGAGGACTTTAAAACATTGAAATCTTTACAACGGCTTTCTTTAGATCATAATATTCTTTCATCCGTATCTTTTTTGACCCATTTGTCTTCTCTCACAGATCTGTCCATagcatataataatttaaccaATATTACGTCGGATTATTTTGCAAATCTTCGAAATTTGAAAACATTAAATTTGCGTGGAAATCGtatttcgataatttcgaaaaatgcTTTCTTGAATttgaatatgttaaaaaaactTGATCTTGCGGAAAATAAACTAACTACTCTTCCTGATACATGGATGAATACTTTGACAGGATTGCGCTATCTTAATGTACAATCGAATTTCTTTACTAGCATCGAAAACATGTCAATATATGgttattcaaatttaaatcACTTATTTGTGCGCAACAACAGTTTTATATTGATAGAAATGAAGAGTTTAGAGAGATTACCTTCATCTGTTGTCATTCAT atCAGTCGACTGTCG ATTATATTCATAATGTGGCAATCAAGTATGTTTATTATCCATGTGGCTGTTATTAGCATGGGGTTCATTCACGGTGTATTTGCTACGTCGATATCGTTTTGCCCagaaaaattcgaagaaaatctCAGCTTTCACTTTGAAGAACCGATGGACAAGTGCGATAATCCAGAATATGGCATCGTAAAATTGAATAACATTgagttgaaaatattgaacaaTAACTTTATTGAAAGCGTTATCGTACAATCTATTAATCTTGAGAATAACAGTATCATTAATATTCATCCGGATGCTTTCAAAGGTGTTCCAAATTTGCTCTGTCTCAATATGCAACAGAATTATCAATTGAATACATTGGACAACTTTCTACAATATTTTAAACACTCTTcgttaacaaaattaaatttagcTGAAACAATATCAAAAAGCCATTTATTCAATCAGTATTCAACAATTTCACCCGGTGAAATTACAGAAATATCACTTGAAAATGCCTTTCCTCGTGTTACGCATTTGGATATTAGCGCAAatgatttagaatttttaCCTGAGTATTTTACATCTTTGTTTCCTCGTTTGACGCATCTTTACTTATCCAATAATAGGCTGACCTCAGATTACATTTATCGTATACCTGCGACGACGCAATATTTGTATTTGGAAGGAAACACAGTCCCTATTAATTTGCTAAAACttccaaaaaatatttctggcCTATTTTTAAGTGAGAATCAATTAGAACTGCATGACCAATCTTCAGCATATCctaattatgattatgattatctAAGACGTTTTAGCTCCTTAAAGCAACCTTTCTATTATGAGAGAAACAGTAATgacgatataaaaaaggatatgGAACTTTTATCAAATCTTGTAATATTGTCAGTTCGTAaatgcaaaaatattaatttattgattttgaaTCTTGACAAATGTAAAAATCTTGTTGATTTGGATATGTcatcaaacaaaattaaatctaTTCATGAAGCGTACTTTAAAACATTGAAATCTTTACAACGTTTTTCTTTAGATCATAatactctttcattcttatcttttttgacCCATTTGTCTTCTCTCACAGATCTGTCCATagcatataataatttaaccaATATTACGTCGGATTCTTTTGCAAATCTTCGAAATTTGAAAACATTAAATTTGCGTGGAAATCGtatttcgataatttcgaaaaatgcTTTCTTGAATTTGAATATGTTAGAAAAACTTGATCTTGCGGAAAATAATCTCACTATACTTCCTTCTCTATGGTTAAATAACTCGACAGTACTGCGCTATCTTAATCTAAAATCGAATCTGTTTACTAATCTCGATAGCATGTATGGTTTTTCTAatcttaatcatttatttttgggAGACAATTGTATTAAACAAATCGAAATGGCGAACTTGAAGGAATTACCATCaactattgttatttatatgtcATCGATAAATGATTcttatgtaaaatgtaaaacgTAA
- the LOC124947699 gene encoding leucine-rich repeat-containing protein let-4-like isoform X2: protein MWQSSTFIIHMAIISMGFFHGVFATTISIYSKNFEEDLSLNFEEPMDKCDNSDQEIVKLVKMGINVLRENFIESANVRSINLEDNPIIDISPDAFKGVPNLTCLNLGQNTAINIFNKFLNNFYHPSLVKLNLHRALKKYIMSDYQNLRSYRDTAIPSGSFLPHVTHLDISENNLYYLPEYLKSSFPRLTHLYLSGNRINILKNIPASTRVIYLERNQDTIVMSYIPKNISALFLNEDTIRDYISDFHNLNVLSIRNCKSYYSETCRIQNCENLVDLDMSSNKIKSIYEEDFKTLKSLQRLSLDHNILSSVSFLTHLSSLTDLSIAYNNLTNITSDYFANLRNLKTLNLRGNRISIISKNAFLNLNMLKKLDLAENKLTTLPDTWMNTLTGLRYLNVQSNFFTSIENMSIYGYSNLNHLFVRNNSFILIEMKSLERLPSSVVIHVS, encoded by the coding sequence ATGTGGCAATCAAgtacgtttattattcatatggCTATTATTAGCATGGGGTTCTTTCACGGTGTATTTGCTACGACGATATCAATTTATTCGAAGAACTTCGAAGAAGATCTTAGTTTGAACTTTGAAGAACCTATGGACAAGTGCGATAATTCGGATCAAGAAATTGTAAAACTTGTTAAAATGGGAATAAACGTTTTGAGGGAAAACTTCATTGAGAGCGCGAACGTGCGATCTATCAATCTCGAAGACAACCCTATCATTGATATCTCTCCGGATGCTTTCAAAGGTGTTCCAAATTTGACCTGTCTCAATCTTGGACAGAACACTgcaatcaatattttcaacaaatttttaaataatttttaccaTCCTTCATTAGTGAAACTAAACTTACATCGagctttaaaaaaatatattatgtccGATTATCAAAATCTACGTTCATATCGTGACACTGCAATACCGTCAGGAAGTTTCCTACCTCATGTCACGCATTTGGATATTagcgaaaataatttatattatttacctgAGTATCTTAAATCTTCATTTCCCCGTTTAACGCACCTTTATTTGTCGGGTAATAGAATTAacatattaaagaatattccTGCGTCAACGCGAGTTATATATCTTGAAAGAAATCAAGATACTATTGTAATGTCGTATAttccaaaaaatatttctgctTTATTTCTTAATGAGGATACTATAAGAGATTATATTAGCGACTTTCATAACCTTAATGTATTGTCTATTCGTAACTGCAAGAGCTATTATTCAGAGACTTGCAGAATTCAAAATTGTGAAAATCTTGTTGATTTGGATATGtcatcaaataaaattaaatctatttatGAAGAGGACTTTAAAACATTGAAATCTTTACAACGGCTTTCTTTAGATCATAATATTCTTTCATCCGTATCTTTTTTGACCCATTTGTCTTCTCTCACAGATCTGTCCATagcatataataatttaaccaATATTACGTCGGATTATTTTGCAAATCTTCGAAATTTGAAAACATTAAATTTGCGTGGAAATCGtatttcgataatttcgaaaaatgcTTTCTTGAATttgaatatgttaaaaaaactTGATCTTGCGGAAAATAAACTAACTACTCTTCCTGATACATGGATGAATACTTTGACAGGATTGCGCTATCTTAATGTACAATCGAATTTCTTTACTAGCATCGAAAACATGTCAATATATGgttattcaaatttaaatcACTTATTTGTGCGCAACAACAGTTTTATATTGATAGAAATGAAGAGTTTAGAGAGATTACCTTCATCTGTTGTCATTCATGTATCATag
- the LOC124947700 gene encoding leucine-rich repeat-containing protein let-4-like, translated as MWQSSTFIIHMAIISMGFFHGVFATTISIYSKNFEEDLSLNFEEPMDKCDNSDQEIVKLVKMGINVLRENFIESANVRSINLEDNPIIDISPDAFKGVPNLTCLNLGQNTAINIFNKFLNNFYHPSLVKLNLHRALKKYIMSDYQNLRSYRDTAIPSGSFLPHVTHLDISENNIDYLPKYLKSSFPRLTHLYLSGNRLNILDNIPASTRVIYLERNQDTIVMSYIPKNISALFLNEDTIRDYISDFHNLNVLSIRNCKSYYSETCRIQNCENLVDLDMSSNKIKSIYEEDFKTLKSLQRLSLDHNILSSVSFLTHLSSLTDLSIAYNNLTNITSDYFANLRNLKTLNLRGNRISIISKNAFLNLNMLKKLDLAENKLTTLPDTWMNTLTGLRYLNVQSNFFTSIENMSIYGYSNLNHLFVRNNSFILIEMKSLERLPSSVVIHVS; from the coding sequence ATGTGGCAATCAAgtacgtttattattcatatggCTATTATTAGCATGGGGTTCTTTCACGGTGTATTTGCTACGACGATATCAATTTATTCGAAGAACTTCGAAGAAGATCTTAGTTTGAACTTTGAAGAACCTATGGACAAGTGCGATAATTCGGATCAAGAAATTGTAAAACTTGTTAAAATGGGAATAAACGTTTTGAGGGAAAACTTCATTGAGAGCGCGAACGTGCGATCTATCAATCTCGAAGACAACCCTATCATTGATATCTCTCCGGATGCTTTCAAAGGTGTTCCAAATTTGACCTGTCTCAATCTTGGACAGAACACTgcaatcaatattttcaacaaatttttaaataatttttaccaTCCTTCATTAGTGAAACTAAACTTACATCGagctttaaaaaaatatattatgtccGATTATCAAAATTTACGTTCATATCGTGACACTGCAATACCGTCAGGAAGTTTCCTACCTCATGTCACGCATTTGGATATTAgcgaaaataatatagattatttacCTAAATATCTTAAATCTTCATTTCCCCGTTTAACGCACCTTTATTTGTCGGGTAATAGATTAAACATATTAGACAATATTCCTGCGTCAACGCGAGTTATATATCTTGAAAGAAATCAAGATACTATTGTAATGTCGTATAttccaaaaaatatttctgctTTATTTCTTAATGAGGATACTATAAGAGATTATATTAGCGACTTTCATAACCTTAATGTATTGTCTATTCGTAACTGCAAGAGCTATTATTCAGAGACTTGCAGAATTCAAAATTGTGAAAATCTTGTTGATTTGGATATGtcatcaaataaaattaaatctatttatGAAGAGGACTTTAAAACATTGAAATCTTTACAACGGCTTTCTTTAGATCATAATATTCTTTCATCCGTATCTTTTTTGACCCATTTGTCTTCTCTCACAGATCTGTCCATagcatataataatttaaccaATATTACGTCGGATTATTTTGCAAATCTTCGAAATTTGAAAACATTAAATTTGCGTGGAAATCGtatttcgataatttcgaaaaatgcTTTCTTGAATttgaatatgttaaaaaaactTGATCTTGCGGAAAATAAACTAACTACTCTTCCTGATACATGGATGAATACTTTGACAGGATTGCGCTATCTTAATGTACAATCGAATTTCTTTACTAGCATCGAAAACATGTCAATATATGgttattcaaatttaaatcACTTATTTGTGCGCAACAACAGTTTTATATTGATAGAAATGAAGAGTTTAGAGAGATTACCTTCATCTGTTGTCATTCATGTATCATag